GGTCTCATATATCTTTGCTTCCTCCCCTTCTTCAGATGGTCTCAAATTGCAGCCCAGTTGCCCGGGAGAACGGACAACGAGATCAAGAACCTGTGGAActcctgcatcaagaagaagctGAGGCAGAGAGGCATTGATCCCAACACCCACAAACCACTTTCCGAGACCGAAGGCGGAGAAGATAAGGCCGGATCCAGCGAGCTGAAGCCTCTTGCCCCTCCCTCGGGCAACTTGAACTCGGTGGTTCCTGAGTTTGCTCCTCCAGTGATGTCGATGGTGGACAGGTCGAACTCGGAGAATTTGGTAACATCCACCAAAGATTTCTTTCTATACCGGTTCGCCGCCGCAAGCCATGAGAGCTCCTCCAGCTGCCAACCGACAAATTCGATGGACTACTTGCCCCTCCGGAATTCGACTTACAGTCCCAGCTCATCGATGGACCAAAATCTGCCTCTCTGGTTTAACCAGAATTCCAGGTTGCCTGACATGAATCCCGAGTTCACTTGCAACATGATGATGACTGCTGCTCTTCCATCAGGCTCAAGGTCCACTGCATCGACCTCCATGGGTTTAAAGCCCACGGTTGGTATGGCAGCAGACAATTCTCTCCCAGGTTTCCAGTGCTTGGAGGCCGGTAACTCTAGTAACAACAGTGCAAGTAGC
Above is a genomic segment from Elaeis guineensis isolate ETL-2024a chromosome 1, EG11, whole genome shotgun sequence containing:
- the LOC105040118 gene encoding transcription factor MYB61 — its product is MGRHSCCYKQKLRKGLWSPEEDEKLLKHITKYGHGCWSSVPKLAGLQRCGKSCRLRWINYLRPDLKRGSFSQQEEDLIIELHAVLGNRWSQIAAQLPGRTDNEIKNLWNSCIKKKLRQRGIDPNTHKPLSETEGGEDKAGSSELKPLAPPSGNLNSVVPEFAPPVMSMVDRSNSENLVTSTKDFFLYRFAAASHESSSSCQPTNSMDYLPLRNSTYSPSSSMDQNLPLWFNQNSRLPDMNPEFTCNMMMTAALPSGSRSTASTSMGLKPTVGMAADNSLPGFQCLEAGNSSNNSASSGNSGGGGIELQSNNSIYESSIFQWSDLVSNRQAEIQLGAEPEDLKWSEYLNGTIPLSADIQNQTQLLNGAVKEENQFPIDGLSSWLQPPEVFGKDLQRISTAFKQI